A single genomic interval of Lewinellaceae bacterium harbors:
- a CDS encoding FecR domain-containing protein codes for MKQEYITYTPEQLIDVDSFIAAYLHKDEHYRRAWQEWESDHPDTKPRIDEARQLIRHLAVREYAVSAGQREKIWGKIQSEIQEKPVAKRRVIPSRWYAVAAACFFVAASLLLWLQVAGQSRISSMAGTHLTHVLPDESQIILNAASQITYRKRQYQNKRDIHLSGEAFFEVTKGAPFTVETELGSIRVWGTSFNVFARDSIFDVKCFTGKVEVTVPGENPVMLTPGQQYGYVAGRAAESHTFDPAREDDWRSGLIRVNAQPLRNVFAEIERQYDVTIIYGDETGSKRYTGFYQLNQLDSALYHICWPMQLEFQINGKQITVK; via the coding sequence ATGAAGCAAGAATACATAACATATACTCCTGAGCAACTGATCGACGTGGATTCTTTCATTGCTGCCTACCTGCATAAGGATGAACACTATCGGCGGGCTTGGCAGGAATGGGAGTCTGACCATCCTGATACTAAACCCCGCATCGATGAAGCCAGGCAACTGATCCGTCATCTTGCCGTGAGGGAATACGCGGTGTCAGCAGGGCAACGGGAAAAAATATGGGGCAAGATTCAATCAGAGATACAAGAAAAACCTGTCGCAAAAAGACGTGTCATTCCATCCAGGTGGTATGCCGTGGCAGCTGCCTGCTTCTTCGTTGCTGCCAGTTTGTTATTATGGCTTCAGGTAGCCGGGCAGTCAAGGATCAGCAGTATGGCCGGAACCCACCTGACGCATGTATTACCGGATGAAAGCCAAATCATCCTCAACGCGGCATCACAAATCACTTATCGCAAGAGACAATACCAGAATAAACGTGACATTCACCTGAGTGGTGAGGCATTTTTTGAAGTTACCAAGGGGGCGCCCTTTACGGTAGAGACCGAACTGGGCTCCATTCGGGTATGGGGGACATCCTTTAATGTCTTCGCCCGCGATTCCATTTTTGATGTGAAATGTTTCACCGGGAAGGTTGAAGTAACCGTTCCGGGAGAGAATCCAGTGATGTTGACCCCGGGGCAACAATATGGCTATGTAGCCGGCAGAGCTGCCGAATCCCATACCTTTGATCCGGCTAGAGAGGACGATTGGCGGAGCGGGCTGATCCGGGTGAATGCACAACCCCTGCGCAATGTTTTTGCAGAAATCGAAAGACAATACGACGTAACCATTATTTACGGGGATGAAACCGGATCGAAACGATATACCGGTTTTTATCAATTGAATCAGCTGGATAGTGCTTTATATCACATTTGTTGGCCAATGCAATTAGAATTTCAAATAAATGGGAAACAAATAACCGTCAAATAG
- a CDS encoding sigma-70 family RNA polymerase sigma factor, which yields MNAPHPLWLRFKQGDTEAFEQLYQEHLDALLRYGHHFTPQTEIIEDVIQELFVDLWQRKANLGDTDSPRKYLCASLRHRLYRTLKQNAKISSDDQIPFELIWDWEDSPSNEERYAQVESALDQLSHREKEAIYLRYHQGLTYEEIGDIMGVQYQSLRNQVHRAIQKLRAILTLVFMIFLTGMSTNRYPGT from the coding sequence ATGAATGCACCTCATCCGCTTTGGTTGCGGTTTAAACAGGGAGACACGGAAGCATTTGAGCAGTTGTACCAGGAACACCTTGATGCGCTGCTGCGTTACGGGCATCACTTCACACCCCAGACCGAGATTATTGAGGATGTCATTCAGGAACTTTTTGTTGACCTCTGGCAACGCAAGGCCAATCTGGGAGATACGGACTCCCCGCGAAAATACCTCTGTGCTTCGCTCCGTCACCGGCTCTATAGAACCCTTAAACAAAATGCTAAAATCAGCAGCGATGATCAGATTCCCTTCGAACTGATCTGGGACTGGGAGGACAGCCCTTCCAATGAAGAGCGGTATGCACAGGTGGAATCAGCCCTGGATCAGCTGTCACACCGGGAGAAAGAAGCCATTTACCTGCGTTATCATCAGGGCCTTACCTACGAAGAGATCGGAGACATCATGGGCGTACAGTACCAGTCTCTGCGCAATCAGGTTCATCGTGCCATCCAAAAGCTCAGGGCCATACTGACTTTGGTATTTATGATTTTCTTAACAGGGATGAGTACAAACAGGTATCCGGGTACTTAA
- a CDS encoding MFS transporter, whose protein sequence is MRSIPKTVITLGLISLFTDMASEMLYPVLPLFMTEVGFTVFGIGLLEGFAQLLVGYAKGYFGRWSDVSKVRVPFIQWGYTLSAVAKPLMGVIMIPAGIFVLRSLDRLGKGVRTAARDALLAQEATSSTKGRIFGFHRSMDTLGASLGPLLALFFLWAKPDDLRSLFYLAIIPGMVAIWFAWRLRENAKSNSGSTASRPGFRDFLKYWKASPRGYQTAVGGLLIFGLLNSSDFFLLLQLQSLGYSEKAVIGFYIFYNFVYAGLAFPAGILADRWKFKSIFALGILCYGLVYGGMGIVHEPFFLAILFLLYGVYAAMTEGIAKAWISNLIPPKELATAIGTYEAFLSISAFLASLLAGWIWSTWGASLLFLLVGISGVILSAFFFLKPMPEKIAQ, encoded by the coding sequence ATGAGATCAATACCCAAAACGGTCATCACGCTAGGCTTAATCAGCTTATTTACGGATATGGCAAGTGAAATGTTGTATCCGGTGCTCCCTCTTTTTATGACTGAGGTCGGCTTTACGGTATTCGGAATTGGTTTATTGGAGGGTTTTGCCCAGTTATTGGTGGGATATGCCAAAGGTTATTTTGGCCGGTGGTCCGATGTTTCGAAAGTGCGGGTTCCCTTCATCCAATGGGGATATACTCTGAGTGCGGTTGCCAAGCCTTTAATGGGAGTTATCATGATTCCAGCGGGAATATTCGTCTTACGATCATTAGATCGGCTGGGTAAAGGCGTACGCACTGCCGCTCGTGATGCATTGCTGGCCCAGGAAGCCACTTCTTCCACCAAAGGCCGCATCTTTGGGTTTCATCGCAGCATGGATACGCTGGGCGCCAGCCTCGGGCCATTACTGGCTTTGTTCTTTCTCTGGGCAAAACCCGATGACCTCCGGTCGCTATTTTATCTGGCGATCATTCCGGGTATGGTAGCCATCTGGTTTGCATGGCGTTTACGTGAAAATGCAAAGAGCAATTCCGGTTCCACTGCCAGTCGACCTGGTTTTCGGGATTTTTTAAAGTATTGGAAAGCGTCGCCCCGGGGGTACCAAACGGCGGTTGGGGGATTATTGATCTTTGGGTTGCTCAATAGCTCTGATTTCTTTCTCCTGCTCCAATTACAATCTTTGGGATATTCTGAAAAAGCAGTCATTGGTTTTTACATCTTTTACAATTTCGTCTATGCAGGCTTGGCATTTCCTGCCGGCATCCTGGCGGACCGGTGGAAATTCAAGTCTATCTTTGCGCTGGGTATATTGTGTTACGGCCTCGTATATGGAGGTATGGGGATCGTTCATGAACCCTTTTTTCTGGCGATCCTGTTTCTGCTGTACGGTGTGTATGCCGCGATGACAGAAGGGATCGCAAAGGCCTGGATATCCAATCTTATCCCACCGAAAGAGCTGGCTACGGCCATCGGTACCTATGAAGCTTTTCTGAGTATCAGCGCCTTTCTGGCAAGCCTGCTGGCAGGATGGATTTGGTCCACCTGGGGCGCATCTCTCTTATTTCTTCTGGTGGGTATTTCAGGCGTCATTTTAAGTGCATTTTTCTTTCTGAAGCCGATGCCGGAGAAAATTGCTCAATAA
- a CDS encoding VCBS repeat-containing protein — MIESQKIISTQPDIRFAQVTEFGWSVVLLALVLTGCQPADSADAGTGKALFDQYCGSCHLAPQPTDLPVSVWKNRVLPEMAARMGLIIDHYNPYAGLNMEETFYTQFSMAYPQKPILTQAAWDSIAHYVLSHAVDTFRFDSSRMHRNKPMQQFTAHAVKLDDLPESFVSYIHHDEGAGTNFVGFVRGQVYSVPDPDHHEFIEKRYYTIADYRQSGDTTWCTEMGPILPSEIPKGRLTKTIDTALTVICDSLHRPVYTVFSDLDGDGKDEILLAEFGNKTGELLMLHSDRTGKYDHIPLLGQPGIIRVIVKDMNHDDKPDLIVLASQGNEGVYLMMNQGDLTFKTQQIIRLPSVYGSSWIELSDMDHDGDLDIVLANGDNADYSYALKPYHGVRIFTNDGTNTFEQAWFYPIYGATRVIAQDFDQDGDTDLLVTAYFADYDQLPEESIVYLQNESQNTFQFTSYTFPEEANAGRWLISESVDYDHDGDLDVILGSNIWSPAPTGREVLQAWRNTAIDLLFLENNLK, encoded by the coding sequence GTGATCGAAAGCCAAAAAATTATTTCTACTCAACCCGACATCCGGTTTGCCCAGGTAACGGAATTCGGATGGTCGGTTGTACTCCTGGCTCTGGTACTGACGGGTTGTCAACCGGCAGATTCAGCTGATGCTGGAACCGGAAAAGCACTTTTTGACCAATATTGTGGTTCTTGTCACCTTGCCCCTCAGCCTACTGACCTGCCTGTATCCGTCTGGAAAAACCGTGTATTGCCTGAAATGGCTGCCCGTATGGGATTGATCATCGATCATTACAACCCTTACGCAGGTCTGAATATGGAAGAGACCTTTTATACGCAGTTTTCAATGGCGTATCCACAGAAACCGATCCTGACACAGGCTGCCTGGGATTCGATCGCCCATTATGTGTTATCTCACGCAGTCGACACCTTCAGGTTTGACAGTAGCCGGATGCATCGGAACAAACCAATGCAGCAATTCACAGCTCATGCGGTCAAACTGGATGACCTGCCAGAATCTTTCGTATCCTACATCCATCATGATGAAGGTGCCGGCACTAATTTCGTGGGCTTCGTCCGGGGGCAGGTTTACTCCGTTCCCGATCCCGATCACCATGAGTTCATCGAAAAACGGTATTACACCATTGCCGATTACCGGCAATCGGGCGATACCACCTGGTGTACCGAAATGGGACCAATCCTCCCTTCCGAAATCCCAAAAGGGAGACTTACCAAAACCATTGATACGGCATTGACCGTAATTTGTGATTCCTTACATCGTCCGGTTTATACGGTATTCTCTGACCTCGATGGAGATGGAAAAGATGAAATACTGCTAGCCGAATTTGGCAACAAGACCGGAGAGTTGCTCATGCTTCATTCCGATCGGACCGGTAAATACGATCACATTCCTTTATTGGGACAACCGGGCATCATCCGGGTCATCGTCAAGGATATGAATCATGATGACAAACCAGATCTCATCGTGCTGGCCAGTCAGGGCAATGAAGGCGTATACCTGATGATGAATCAGGGTGATCTGACTTTTAAGACCCAACAGATCATCCGCCTGCCCAGTGTTTATGGTTCCAGCTGGATCGAACTCTCCGACATGGACCACGACGGCGATCTGGATATCGTACTGGCTAATGGAGACAATGCCGACTACTCCTACGCACTGAAACCTTATCATGGTGTCCGGATATTTACAAATGACGGTACGAACACATTTGAACAAGCCTGGTTTTATCCCATCTATGGAGCCACCCGGGTAATAGCTCAGGACTTCGATCAGGATGGAGATACCGATCTGCTGGTTACCGCCTATTTTGCCGATTACGACCAGCTCCCTGAGGAATCCATCGTTTATCTGCAAAATGAATCACAGAACACATTTCAATTCACATCGTATACCTTTCCGGAAGAAGCCAATGCAGGCCGGTGGCTGATCAGTGAAAGTGTGGACTACGATCACGATGGCGATCTTGATGTTATTCTGGGTTCCAACATCTGGTCCCCTGCTCCAACCGGGAGAGAGGTATTGCAAGCATGGCGAAATACTGCTATTGATCTCCTTTTCCTGGAAAACAACCTCAAATAG
- a CDS encoding class I SAM-dependent methyltransferase — protein sequence MSSDKKEPIPAFYLDDMDTISAKFGGKSLAEIFHTIHQTNYWDNQGTVSGPGSDVDQTRTISSVLPDLFARLSIRSLLDAPCGDLAWIQGILPDDLEYTGMDIVPEIIASNKVQFTGRPFSFILGDLTEDPLPRADLILCRDCLVHFSETNIRKALTNFTRSGSTWLLMTSFTGPRPYQELPDGGWRALNFQLPPIALPEPDFILTENCTELNGQYSDKALCLWSMKKVAEGLEGK from the coding sequence ATGAGCAGCGATAAAAAAGAACCGATACCGGCATTTTATCTTGATGATATGGACACGATTTCCGCAAAGTTCGGTGGAAAATCACTGGCTGAAATATTCCATACCATCCATCAAACCAATTATTGGGATAACCAGGGTACCGTATCGGGACCGGGATCCGATGTAGATCAGACGAGAACCATAAGTTCCGTATTGCCGGACTTATTTGCCAGGCTTTCAATCCGGTCCTTACTGGATGCCCCCTGCGGAGATCTTGCCTGGATACAGGGTATATTGCCTGATGACCTTGAATACACCGGGATGGATATCGTGCCGGAGATCATCGCTTCGAACAAAGTGCAATTTACCGGTCGACCTTTCTCATTCATTCTGGGCGATCTGACCGAAGATCCATTACCCCGGGCAGATCTCATCCTTTGCCGGGATTGCCTGGTTCATTTCAGTGAAACGAACATCCGCAAAGCACTGACCAATTTTACCCGGTCTGGTTCAACATGGCTGCTGATGACATCATTCACCGGCCCCAGACCTTATCAGGAATTACCCGATGGTGGTTGGCGGGCCCTCAACTTCCAACTACCGCCTATCGCACTGCCTGAACCAGATTTCATTTTAACTGAAAACTGTACGGAACTCAACGGTCAATATTCAGACAAGGCGCTTTGTCTTTGGTCCATGAAAAAGGTAGCCGAAGGACTTGAAGGAAAATAA
- a CDS encoding peptidase S10 → MKTTLIQLLCLLMAGYSFGQKPDSLKIPEPRSFITTHQGTYHGVGVHYRAEAKEFFLSDDKNEPVASIWSVSYLRTNVPDNVPRPVVFVFNGGPGSASIWLHMGFLGPRRVLVDSDANRDDGAPPYPVVDNEQCLLDIADLVFIDPVGTGFSKAIGKGKDESFWGLVGDARSVAQFIRLWTTDHQRWMSPKYIIGESFGTTRAAAVAATLEQGGQDLALNGLILISQALDYAGSTSVDFNITSYLTYLPSMAATAWYHKKAGAGQPLESFLDQARSFTYRTYAPWLYKGNFLSGPERKMLADSLAYFTGLDTTYIRQSNFRILVPRFQKELLRDQGITIGRLDARYWGKEWDQSASEPTLGDAADYRTSSAYTAALNDYLAKDLKVSMDRPYLTGNDAIYGKWDWKPVPKDAAWEPSYVNTAPGMGLAMRRNNALRVMVASGYFDLITPFFDGEYTCSRNGIPTDRIEFSYYYSGHMIYNHEPDRQKLIESIHQFIQAK, encoded by the coding sequence ATGAAAACCACCTTGATCCAACTTTTATGCCTTCTGATGGCAGGTTACTCTTTCGGGCAAAAACCGGATTCGCTGAAAATCCCTGAACCCAGATCGTTCATCACCACACATCAGGGCACCTACCATGGTGTAGGTGTGCATTACCGTGCAGAAGCGAAGGAATTCTTCCTCAGCGATGATAAGAATGAACCTGTTGCCTCCATCTGGTCGGTTTCGTACCTGAGAACAAATGTACCTGACAATGTGCCAAGGCCGGTGGTTTTCGTATTCAATGGTGGACCAGGTTCTGCCTCGATATGGCTGCATATGGGTTTTTTAGGCCCGCGCCGGGTGCTGGTGGATTCAGACGCTAATCGGGATGATGGTGCGCCTCCCTACCCCGTTGTTGATAATGAACAATGTCTCCTGGATATCGCCGACCTCGTCTTCATCGATCCGGTCGGAACAGGTTTTAGCAAGGCAATCGGCAAAGGTAAAGATGAATCGTTCTGGGGCCTCGTTGGGGACGCCCGTTCGGTAGCACAGTTTATCCGACTGTGGACAACCGATCACCAGCGGTGGATGTCTCCGAAATACATTATCGGCGAGAGTTTTGGAACCACCCGGGCTGCTGCAGTCGCTGCGACATTGGAGCAGGGCGGACAGGATCTGGCACTCAATGGGCTGATACTTATATCTCAGGCACTGGATTATGCCGGTTCCACCTCGGTAGACTTTAACATCACTTCTTACCTGACCTACCTACCCAGCATGGCAGCCACGGCCTGGTATCACAAGAAGGCCGGTGCTGGGCAGCCATTGGAATCATTCCTGGATCAGGCGCGATCCTTTACCTACCGTACCTATGCTCCCTGGCTGTACAAAGGCAATTTTCTTTCAGGTCCGGAACGTAAAATGCTGGCCGATTCGCTGGCTTATTTTACCGGTCTGGACACCACCTATATCCGCCAATCGAACTTCCGGATCCTGGTACCCCGGTTTCAAAAAGAATTGCTTCGCGACCAGGGCATTACCATTGGCCGGCTGGACGCCAGGTACTGGGGAAAGGAATGGGACCAGTCCGCCAGCGAACCGACACTGGGCGACGCTGCCGACTACCGCACCTCCAGCGCTTATACCGCAGCCCTGAATGATTATTTGGCGAAGGATTTGAAAGTTAGCATGGACCGGCCTTATCTCACCGGCAATGATGCTATTTATGGTAAATGGGACTGGAAGCCGGTACCCAAAGATGCAGCATGGGAGCCTTCCTACGTCAATACAGCACCCGGGATGGGCCTGGCTATGCGGCGTAACAATGCACTCCGGGTTATGGTCGCCAGTGGTTACTTTGATTTGATCACACCCTTCTTTGACGGAGAGTATACCTGTTCCCGAAACGGCATACCCACCGATCGCATTGAATTCTCCTATTATTATTCCGGCCACATGATCTACAACCATGAACCGGACCGCCAGAAATTAATTGAATCCATCCACCAATTTATCCAGGCAAAATGA
- a CDS encoding radical SAM protein, with protein sequence MKKDRVKHPSRVPFMLFADDAGNIMEDTRYEVMGRTGREMVRLQKEDFIPLPEGSEIFFLQNRNPWGFSLRRQQAQIYTDGHAVSAFIAPAHTQTYLSAYANDEDAPVLPLYAYTAVGWLDDEFYTTAIRVDADVRQDVKEFDLPDIEAGITRIRSQYPENRLVNHLATQCAMSYHCRAAQNYFLNRWECPIPSSPACNSTCLGCISLQPEEHQIHSSHFRLQFKPDVQEIVEVAVDHLETVEDPIISFGQGCEGEPLLVADVLEEAIREIRARTPRGIININTNGSRPKDVERLCKAGLQSIRVSMNSAQEEWYNPYYLPRNYSFGALKESLKTVRKYNGWASINYFVYPGLTDSLPEFQALSQFIRDTGLNMIQWRNFNIDPDWYLEKARIETIDDVMGVATLLQTLKTSFPHLAYGYFNPSAKTQQAHLQFS encoded by the coding sequence ATGAAAAAAGATCGAGTCAAACATCCGTCCCGAGTTCCGTTTATGCTTTTCGCAGATGACGCGGGAAACATTATGGAAGATACCCGGTATGAGGTCATGGGCAGGACCGGAAGAGAAATGGTCCGGCTGCAAAAAGAAGACTTTATCCCTTTACCTGAAGGCAGCGAGATCTTCTTTCTCCAAAACCGGAATCCATGGGGTTTTTCCCTCCGCAGGCAGCAGGCTCAGATATACACGGATGGCCATGCCGTATCTGCATTCATTGCGCCGGCGCATACCCAGACCTATCTTTCCGCCTATGCCAATGATGAGGATGCACCTGTGTTACCGCTCTATGCCTATACTGCCGTAGGATGGTTGGATGATGAATTTTATACTACAGCAATTCGGGTTGATGCCGATGTCCGTCAGGATGTAAAAGAATTCGACCTGCCGGACATCGAAGCCGGAATAACCAGGATCCGTAGTCAATACCCGGAGAACCGGCTGGTCAATCATCTGGCAACACAATGTGCCATGAGCTACCACTGCCGTGCGGCACAAAATTATTTTTTAAACCGGTGGGAATGCCCGATTCCCTCTTCCCCGGCCTGCAACTCTACCTGTCTGGGATGCATCTCCCTGCAGCCGGAAGAGCATCAGATCCATTCAAGTCATTTTCGGTTGCAATTCAAACCGGATGTACAGGAGATCGTTGAAGTAGCCGTTGACCACCTGGAAACCGTTGAAGATCCGATCATCAGCTTTGGCCAGGGTTGTGAAGGAGAACCATTACTGGTGGCTGATGTCCTGGAAGAAGCCATCCGTGAAATTCGGGCCCGCACGCCACGCGGCATCATCAACATCAATACCAACGGTAGCCGGCCAAAGGATGTAGAACGGCTCTGTAAAGCAGGTTTGCAAAGTATTCGCGTAAGCATGAACAGCGCCCAGGAAGAATGGTATAATCCCTATTATCTGCCACGGAACTATTCATTCGGAGCATTGAAGGAATCTCTGAAGACGGTGCGGAAATACAATGGGTGGGCTTCCATCAATTATTTCGTCTACCCCGGTTTGACCGATAGTCTCCCTGAATTTCAAGCACTGTCGCAATTTATCCGGGATACCGGCCTGAATATGATCCAGTGGCGCAATTTTAATATAGACCCTGACTGGTACCTGGAAAAGGCCAGGATTGAAACCATCGACGACGTAATGGGAGTAGCAACTTTACTGCAAACACTGAAAACGTCTTTTCCGCATCTGGCTTATGGTTATTTTAATCCTTCCGCCAAAACCCAGCAAGCTCATTTGCAATTTTCCTGA
- a CDS encoding response regulator transcription factor, whose amino-acid sequence MQKRVLLVEDEPSIRETIRINLEIENLEVVTADRGDLAIHLVQEQHFDLIILDIMLPEKDGYTVCQAIRLEQEHVPIIFVTAKDTSADRIHGLRIGADDYLTKPFHLEELLLRVHNLLKRSTAPIDPNRSIYQFGPNSINFVTFEANSHQGALTLTKKEVQLMKLLIDHRNKVVSRQQMLQLVWGYDIFPSTRTVDNFILALRKYFEEDPRNPKYIRSVRGVGYKFVNE is encoded by the coding sequence ATGCAGAAAAGAGTCTTATTGGTAGAAGACGAGCCCAGCATACGCGAAACCATTCGCATCAATCTGGAGATCGAAAATCTGGAGGTCGTTACCGCAGACCGGGGTGATCTGGCCATCCACCTGGTACAGGAACAACATTTCGATCTGATTATTTTAGATATTATGTTGCCGGAGAAGGACGGATATACCGTTTGCCAGGCTATACGGCTTGAACAGGAACACGTGCCGATCATTTTCGTAACGGCTAAGGATACCAGTGCTGATCGCATCCATGGATTACGCATCGGAGCCGACGATTATCTGACCAAGCCTTTTCACCTGGAAGAATTATTATTACGGGTGCACAATTTGCTCAAACGGAGCACGGCGCCGATCGATCCCAATCGTTCGATTTACCAATTCGGTCCCAACAGCATTAATTTTGTCACTTTTGAGGCGAATAGCCACCAGGGAGCCTTAACCCTGACTAAAAAAGAAGTCCAGCTCATGAAGCTATTGATAGATCACCGGAACAAAGTGGTATCGAGGCAGCAAATGCTGCAGCTGGTATGGGGCTACGACATCTTTCCTTCCACCCGCACGGTGGACAATTTCATCCTGGCGCTTCGCAAATATTTCGAAGAAGATCCCAGGAATCCAAAGTATATCCGCTCGGTTCGTGGCGTCGGTTATAAATTCGTTAACGAATAA
- a CDS encoding HAMP domain-containing histidine kinase, which yields MQYKRLLTLMIMIYMAAALSWWSILLHRQNQEIYRLEQQVRQENQGSLKDEVMIERSHKRKSIMILGEGLVFIAALGIGLYLINRSYYQELAVATQKQNFLLSITHELKSPIAGIRLVLETIQKRSLSAEQQSTLIQGALNENNRLEKLIQNLLLAAQVEAAYGMEPEALDINDMIRQAKNTYTMNHPYIHWDLQLSKLPPLWADRKDVESILANLIENAIKYQKEPQYIGIRTTKSSENLILEVSDHGDGIDARERKLIFEKFYRIGQESTRKTSGTGLGLYIVKKIMERHKGQIQVLPNEPRGSRFLVTFPNILENQ from the coding sequence ATGCAGTATAAAAGGTTGCTTACCCTAATGATCATGATCTACATGGCTGCTGCACTCTCATGGTGGAGCATTCTGCTGCACCGGCAGAACCAGGAAATCTACCGGCTGGAGCAGCAGGTCCGGCAAGAAAATCAAGGAAGTCTGAAGGATGAGGTAATGATAGAAAGAAGTCATAAACGAAAATCCATCATGATCCTCGGCGAAGGACTCGTATTTATCGCCGCACTGGGCATTGGCTTATACCTAATTAACCGGTCGTATTATCAGGAGCTTGCCGTTGCCACTCAAAAACAAAACTTTCTTCTTTCCATTACCCATGAATTGAAGTCACCAATAGCAGGCATCCGCCTGGTGCTTGAAACCATCCAAAAACGTTCCTTGTCTGCCGAACAACAGTCTACACTCATCCAGGGAGCCCTGAATGAAAATAACCGTTTGGAAAAGCTGATACAGAACCTGCTTCTTGCTGCACAGGTAGAAGCCGCCTATGGGATGGAACCTGAAGCCCTGGATATTAATGACATGATCCGACAGGCTAAGAATACGTATACCATGAACCACCCGTACATTCATTGGGATTTGCAATTGAGCAAACTGCCACCTTTATGGGCCGACCGGAAAGATGTGGAAAGTATACTGGCCAATTTGATCGAGAATGCCATCAAATACCAGAAAGAACCGCAATACATCGGAATCAGGACAACGAAGTCTTCTGAAAATCTGATCCTGGAGGTGAGTGACCATGGTGATGGCATCGATGCACGTGAAAGGAAACTTATCTTTGAAAAATTTTACCGCATTGGCCAGGAAAGTACCCGTAAAACATCCGGCACTGGTCTTGGCTTGTACATTGTAAAAAAAATCATGGAGAGGCATAAAGGCCAGATACAGGTTTTGCCCAATGAACCACGAGGCTCGCGGTTTTTAGTTACCTTTCCAAATATCCTGGAGAATCAATAA
- the kdsA gene encoding 3-deoxy-8-phosphooctulonate synthase gives MNEHPTLAQIRDGAFFLIAGPCVVESRSLCEEVAGQVKSWCEQLGIPYIFKASYRKANRSSIHSFQGIGDAAALEVLSHVRSTFDLPVTSDIHTEEEAALAADHLDVLQIPAFLCRQTTLLQAAGQTGKIVNIKKGQFMSAQAMQFALEKSQNAGASDTWLTERGNSFGYQDLVVDYRNIPWMQQLGATTILDCTHSLQQPNQSKGVTGGHPELIPVIAQAGVAAGAHGLFIETHPKPSVALSDGANMLPLSSLYPLLEKLIRIREALQ, from the coding sequence ATGAATGAACATCCCACACTTGCGCAGATACGTGATGGAGCCTTCTTCCTGATCGCCGGCCCCTGTGTCGTGGAATCAAGATCGCTGTGTGAGGAGGTTGCCGGACAGGTCAAATCGTGGTGTGAACAATTAGGAATCCCCTATATTTTTAAAGCGTCTTATCGGAAAGCCAATCGCTCAAGCATCCATTCATTTCAAGGGATTGGAGATGCTGCTGCATTAGAGGTGTTAAGTCATGTACGTTCAACCTTTGATTTGCCGGTTACGTCCGATATCCACACGGAGGAGGAAGCAGCGCTGGCTGCGGATCATCTGGATGTCCTCCAGATACCGGCCTTCCTGTGTCGCCAGACCACTTTGTTGCAAGCCGCTGGTCAAACCGGTAAAATAGTCAACATCAAGAAAGGTCAGTTTATGAGTGCACAGGCTATGCAGTTTGCACTTGAGAAAAGTCAAAATGCGGGCGCTTCAGACACCTGGCTCACCGAGCGTGGCAATAGCTTTGGCTACCAGGACCTGGTCGTTGACTACCGGAATATTCCCTGGATGCAACAGCTCGGCGCCACAACGATTCTGGATTGTACCCATTCACTCCAGCAACCAAACCAGTCCAAAGGTGTTACCGGTGGCCATCCCGAGCTTATCCCGGTCATCGCACAGGCGGGCGTTGCTGCTGGTGCCCATGGCCTGTTTATAGAGACCCATCCCAAGCCTTCGGTGGCATTATCGGATGGAGCCAATATGTTACCACTTTCATCACTTTACCCGCTGTTGGAAAAATTAATCAGGATACGTGAAGCGCTCCAGTAA
- a CDS encoding DoxX family protein, translated as MKDVFDLIGRILIAAYFYYEAYDSTVFFEATMHTMKEYNLTWKPEFLLIFTIVFLIIGATMILIGYRTSLGAIFLLGYLLPVTIIVYSFWNDPAETRRFHGFMFMKNLAIAGSLLYVISHREGRFRLRRLFQAAKISRPDWKKV; from the coding sequence ATGAAAGATGTATTTGATTTGATCGGAAGAATTTTAATTGCCGCCTACTTTTACTACGAAGCTTACGACTCAACGGTTTTTTTTGAAGCGACCATGCATACCATGAAGGAATACAATCTGACATGGAAACCCGAATTCCTGCTCATCTTTACCATCGTGTTTCTGATCATCGGAGCAACCATGATCCTGATTGGATACCGGACTTCGCTGGGAGCCATATTTTTACTTGGATACCTCTTACCCGTCACTATCATCGTCTATTCCTTCTGGAATGATCCGGCAGAGACACGCCGTTTTCATGGGTTCATGTTCATGAAGAATTTGGCCATTGCCGGTAGTTTACTCTATGTCATCAGTCACCGCGAAGGAAGATTCCGGCTACGGAGGCTCTTCCAGGCAGCCAAAATTTCCCGCCCGGACTGGAAAAAAGTCTGA